A window of Perognathus longimembris pacificus isolate PPM17 chromosome 6, ASM2315922v1, whole genome shotgun sequence contains these coding sequences:
- the LOC125352295 gene encoding gamma-aminobutyric acid receptor-associated protein-like 2 yields MKWMFKEDHSLEHRCLESAKIRAKYPDHVPVIVEKVSGSQSDIDKWKYLVPSDITVVQFMWIIRKRIQLPSEKAIFLFVDKTVPQSSLTMGQLYKKEKDEDGFLYVAYSGENTFGF; encoded by the coding sequence atGAAGTGGATGTTCAAGGAGGACCACTCTCTGGAACACAGATGCCTGGAATCCGCGAAGATCCGAGCGAAGTACCCCGACCACGTTCCGGTGATTGTGGAAAAAGTCTCAGGCTCTCAGAGTGACATTGACAAGTGGAAGTACTTGGTTCCATCTGACATCACTGTGGTTCAGTTCATGTGGATCATCAGGAAAAGGATCCAGCTTCCTTCTGAGAAGGCCATCTTCCTGTTTGTGGATAAGACAGTCCCACAGTCCAGCCTAACTATGGGACAGCTTtacaagaaggaaaaggatgaaGATGGATTCTTGTATGTGGCCTACAGTGGAGAGAACACTTTTGGCTTCTGA